Genomic segment of Pongo pygmaeus isolate AG05252 chromosome 1, NHGRI_mPonPyg2-v2.0_pri, whole genome shotgun sequence:
gaggggggtgtactgggtcccccagcagtgccagcccaccagcgcTGCGCTTGATTTCTTGgagggccttagctgccttccagcagggcaggcctcgggactgcagcccacTATgtctgagccttcccccgcctcggtgggctcctgtgcagcccgagcctccccaggAGTGCCGCCCCCTGTTCCATGGGgtccagtcccatcgaccacccaagggctgaggagtgcaagcgcatggcgcgggactggcaggcagctccacctgcagcccctgtgcaggatccactgggtgaagccagctgggctccggagtctggtggggccttggagaacctttatgtctagctgagggattgtaaatacaccaatcagcaccctgtgtctagctcagggtttgtgagtgcaccaatcaacactgtatctagctgctctggtggggccttggagaacctttatgtctagcacagggattgtaaatacaccaatcagcactctatctAGCTccaggtttgtaaacacaccaatcagcaccctgtgtctagctcagggtttgtgaatgcaccaatcgacactctgtatctagctgctctggtggggccttggagaacctttgtgtccatactctgtatctaactaatctgatggggacgtggagaacctttatgtctagctcagggattgtaaatgcaccaatcagtgccctgtcaaaacagaccacttggctctaccaatcagcgggacgtgggtggggccagataagagaataaaagcaggctgccggaggcagcagtggcaacccgctcgggtccccttccacaatgtggaagctttgttcttttgctctttgcaataaatcttgctactgctcactctttgggtccacactgcttttatgaacTGTAatactcaccgcgaagatctgcagcttcactcctgaagccagcgagcccacaagcccaccgggaggaaggaacaactccagacgcgctgccttaagagctgtaacactcaccgcaggggtccgtggcttcattcttgaagtcagtgagaccaagaacccaccaattccggatgCAATATGTGAATGTTAGCACGTAATACGGTTGTAGGAGGGTTGCATTTTTATAGATAAGTAGGAAACATGCTGAGTTGACTGTGTTTAGTATATAATAGGTgctcaggaaatgcaaatttcccttttttctttcactgGTAAGACAGGGGCGTTCAGGTGGTTTAATCATTTTAAGTATTTGAAATGTGttccttattttgaaaatgtcCCTTATAATACTTTATAAATACTTTCAATTTTCACTTATAAATTCTACATGTATAAGTAGAGTTTCTCTAGCTATCACCTGtctacaggaaaaaataataaattcatattAAAAGTAATAACTCAGAATTCATTAACATTGTCTCTATCAATGGGAGCCTCCCCTAAAAGTCACAGTTGGTTATCTTCAGCTCATAAACATCCTTTCTTGTTCTTGGCTCAAGTCCTCTACCATATAGGTTGctacttttaaagtaaaattactaAATACTGGTAATTTTGAGCACCTGTTCATATGTGTGTTAGGCATTTGAGTAATGTGGTTATTCATACCTATTGTCCATTTTTCACATGGGCTGTACAAATGGTACAATACATAGTTCTACACACATTCTGAATTATAtacattgcctaggttttctttcagGATTTGGAagtattatgtttaatttttcttttttataaagaaatttagaGTTTACATGCAATCAAATTTAATAAACTTTCCTTTCCTGACTTGTACCTTTTGTGCTTAAGACAGCTTCCCCTACCTCAACATATTGAGAttatcctgttttcttctaataggtTACTGGTCACATTAGGTCTTCAATGTGCTACACACTTTAATCAGATCTGTGTGACtcagagaactcactcatcaacCAGGGGATGGCActgagccattcatgagggatccacccccatgagccAAGCACTTCCCgtcaagccccacctccaacactgggaatcacatttcagcatgagatttggggaaaataaatatCCGAACCATATAAATATGATTCCAAAaacatgatccatgaaagaagaaattgaaaaattgaGCTTTATCTACTGTAtacatcaaaaaatttaaattgcacACCTGAAATATGTGCATTGTGTTGTATGTCAGTTATGCCTGaataactgttttaaaaataacaggaaaATGGATCCCATTTTCTAAGAATTCTGGAGGTGTTGTATACCCTCTGAAGATGTCTTTCCCAGGAAGAAGGACTATCTTGCCTAAAAAGTTCTTTCTTATATTTCACCAAAATCTCTTTTACTAtactgtaaacattttattttccctttaaaaaatagtaacagCTCATCTTGCTTTATTTTGAATGTTGAATCACTTTTGGTGGTATAATCTTACATAGTTTGGATTCCTTATAAGCTGATCCTAAAGTCGTGAGATGGAGAGTAAATATAAGGAGATACTCTTGCtaaccagcctggataacatcaCCGATGAGGAACTGTATAGGTGTAAGTGCTTTCTTCCAGATGGGTTTAATATTGCCACAGGCAAACTACATACTGGAAACACAGCACAAGTAACCAACTTGATTTAAAACGCTGGCGTGGTGTCTGCAGAGAGGAAGACCATATTTTTCAGAAGTTGAATTATATGCTTGTGGCAAAATGTCTTCGGGAAGAGCAGGAAACACGTATATGTGGGAGTCCCTCATCTGCCCAGTCCGTTTCTCAGTTAAGACTTGGCCTTTCCTTTCATGGCGTTTCTGGGAATGCATGTTGATGAGGGAAACGGGATGACACtaagctattcatgagggatccacccccgtgatccagacacctcccatcaggccccacctccaacactagcgATTGCATTTCAGCATGAAAGTCCCCCAGGAAAGGCTGCTGGAATTTTTTTGCTAACTTAGTACACCAGCCTCGTTGCCGCCTTTTACTGAGAAATCACTCCTAGGAAGTGTTTGTTACAAATGCCACAAATCCATCCCAGCCTTTGTTTGCATCTCTTGTTCCAGCCCTTAGGGCTGCCACTTCCATTTGTCATCTTT
This window contains:
- the PYDC5 gene encoding LOW QUALITY PROTEIN: pyrin domain-containing protein 5 (The sequence of the model RefSeq protein was modified relative to this genomic sequence to represent the inferred CDS: deleted 2 bases in 1 codon); its protein translation is MESKYKEILLLTSLDNITDEELYRCKCFLPDGFNIATGKLHTGNSTSNQLDLKRWRGVCREEDHIFQKLNYMLVAKCLREEQETRICGSPSSAQSVSQLRLGLSFHGVSGNAC